The Quercus lobata isolate SW786 chromosome 4, ValleyOak3.0 Primary Assembly, whole genome shotgun sequence genome segment GCAACAATATGTTAATATAGTGACTGTATTTGGGGagtgtgcatgtgtgttttAGAGAAAGAGACAGAGGAGACACTAACATACATTAATTTAGTGctgcttgaatttttttcccagacttttttttggtagaaggGGGGGTGGTTTGAATGTGATTCCAGATTCTCAATCcttggtttttgattttcagATAACAAACTTTGGCTTCAGCCACAGTGCACTGGAAGTGGGTCTGAGGACCAGGTAGGTCCAAGCCCACGGGCATTTTACATTGCTGTTGCAATTGATTGTCACATGTTCATCTTTGGTGGGCGTTATGGTAGCAAAAGGTCTGTGCACATGCTCTACTTTATGTTTGCTGTCCATGGGTTTTGTGCTTTGTAGCTCTAAATTCAGTCTTGTTATTAATGCTGAGGATGGATTTTCAGGTTGGGTGACTTTTGGGTTCTAGATACAGGTAAGAATCTTATATAGCAGCTTCAGGAAAACATAGTAATGATTGATGTGTCACAAAATTCATATACTAGTGCTTGTTTTACGACTTACGGGGATTTATGGAAGTTATGTTTATTCCAGATATATGGCAGTGGTCTGAGCTCACCAGTTTTGGTGACTTACCTTCACCACGAGATTTTGCTGCAGCTTCAGCCATTGGGAACCGGAAAATTGTTATGtgacttatcaaaaaacaaaaaagcggAATGATTTTCTTCACGACTTTATATAAAGCAAGATGTGATTGAGTGCAGGTATGGTGGCTGGGATGGTAAAAGGTGGTTATCAGATGTGTATGTCTTGGACACAAGTAACCTCTTTTCTATGTCTTTTCagatttattttatgttctCTTCCTGAAAAATTTGAGGAGAGAATGTTTTATAATGGTGGAAACTAAAATTAGATTGTATGTGATTTGCTATCACTAGAATGGATGGAGCTGTCGGTATCTGGATCATTACCATCACCTAGATGTGGCCACACGGCTACTATGGTGGAGAAAAGGTTGCTTGTCTATGGTGGCAGAGGTGAAGTGGCATTCTGTCTGCTCACATAGGGATTAGGTTTCATAATTGCTTAGAAACAATGTTTGGTGATGAGTcattattgaatttaaaattttcatcttgattaaaattttgcattcaaAAGTTGCCATTTTTTGTTAGGGTGCAGAGAGATGTACGTTTGATATCATTGTTATCAACTTTGTCATTTCAGATACTTCTCATATCTCTGTTACTAAAGGCATCTATGCCGTGAATTATTATAAAGAATGTTTAAATTAAttacatttcaattttttgggtGCTGCTGTCAGAACTATACTTATTTACTTGCTTGTGTTCTTTTAAGATGTTTATACTGACACGGCTGCTTTTTCTTGGCTTAAACAGGAGGTGGTGGGCCAATTCTGGGTGATTTATGGGGCTTGAAGGGTCTTATTGAAGAAGTTTAATAGttacttttgttttctttttattttttttccttccctttcttttaaggattttactaatgtgtgccctccctttctcgagaattgaaaaaataatgacagctttttcaattcccgagaaaatattttcaaaaatagaaagcttaatgtgtgccctaagggcacacattaaccgaaCCCTTCTTTTAATCCTCTTTAGTAATCCAAGCgtattctaaaattttcatcaaataaaTTGATGTGAGTGGTGTTGTGGTGTATATCATAtattattctcccttgaacacatacaTGAAAATTAATTGAGAGGCCACACTTCTTGGGCgtaaagtggaattggagtgaagattaaaagtgttcccaagtgatattaatctttggttttgaatttcaccacaccaaggtaTGCTCTCTCATTCTTTGTTTCCAAAACTCGGAAATTATATGCTATCtcacatgaatgaagtagatcagTTCATATTCCGTTGCGTGTATTTGTATAAGATACAAATCTGTTATTCCATGTATTTTcccaacaattggtatcagagcggtcTTCAATCTCATGTTTGTATAATGTGTTGAGTGAGttttagaatcaaagaaaactattttcatAGTGTTGAGTGAGTTTTTTGcatattttagttttgaaactattttttgataaaactgATTTTGATGTTGTGatgttgtttaagtttgattttaatcatgtaaaattgaattttaacacTTTAACATCaatgaaaatcaagttttaatctCAATTTGACCCGTTTTGATTACAAAGATTGTGTTTTGTTCATTGGAAACGTAAAAAACggttaaaagaaaaatgctgAAAAAGTTGGTTACATGATTTTAGACTGATCGAATAGCAATCGATCACCAATCGAATCTTTTCGACTGATCAAAATAGCAATTGAATTTGGACATAAgctatttcttcattttttgacTGATCAAAATAGCAATCGAGTACCAATCGAATTTTTTAGATTGATCGAAATAGCAATCGAATAGTAATCGAGTACTAATTGAATTGAACAGAAAATATTCttcatattttaaatcaatCGAGAATTGTTTAGATCAATCGAATGCTCTTTTTCAACTGATCGAATAGCAATCGAGAATCAATTGAATTGAACTGAAAATTCATGAATGCATTGTTTTTTGAATCTTCACTAAGTGTTTTCACACTTTACAAGTGCAAGGCTATGTGTGATGAGATTACacatgttttctaattttattttttttttaaaaaaaactttcttttaaaagttctagtgggagagagatacaagggttgAATCTCATAGCCTCCATTATTGGTTCATAGTAGTGTGGGTAAGCACCTCGTCTTGGCGTATATGCCTCACAATCCCAAAGGAGGGTGTTTACTTCCTAGTACTATAAGATTGAACTTACCCGTTTAAAGTAGTGTGAACAAGCATCACATCCTGGCGTATATGCCTCACAATCCCAAAGGAGGGTGTTTTATTTCATGGTACTACAAGTTTAAACATTATAAGGGAGATGAAATGTGGCTACACATGATTCTAGATAATGATGTACACTAGACTAAGTGTAATGTTAACCTCCCGAAGGAGCTATGCCATTATTTACTTGGAGGCTAAAGTTAATACGGcatattattagtgtttgataagagttatcatgatagccctaataatgagaatagttctcaatcaatcatgatatttataatataattgctACCAAGGAATTATAGATATGGATTGGGTTGTCGTTGCATATTTTATGTCATGGTTTTATTAAGATTCCATagtatatgtttatatgctaaattgataatgtccggtttacttattatattcatgtttgttattttcaaatttaaatcatGACATCTTTTAGCTTACTTGTTGCTAtacttaatcaaaacaaactgacTGGATCCAACTATGTTGACTGGAAAAGAAATTTCGACATTGTTCTAATTGCTGAATAGCACAAGTATGTGCTTAGTCAACCTTGTCCTAACTTTTCATCATTAGATGCTCCTTTTGAGGAAAAATAGCGATATGATCGTTGGTAGAAATCTAATGAGATGGCCAAGTGCTATATCCTAGCATCAATTTCGAATGTTCTACAGCATCAAATGCAGGATGTAGAACTAGCTTCAGACATAAATTTAAGTCTAAAGGAGATGTTTGGTGAGTAAGGCTGTTCTGCACGACAAGAAACTATGAGGCAGatttataataccaaaatggctAAAGGTACTTTAGTGAGAAAGCATTGTCTTAGGATGATCTCTCATCTAAATACACTGAAACTTTTAGGTGCCGAAATTGATGGAGAATCCCAAGTGGATATGATACTCCAGTCACTACCAGAATCATTCAAGGAATTCAGacttaattataatatgaacaaaaagatttatacattgtctgaattaatgaatgaattagTGGCAGCGGAAGGCATTCTTGGTACATCTAGTGTTGATGCTAATATGGCTAAAGCTTTTGCTTCTCAACCTAAGTCGAAAGGCAAgggtaaaaagaagaagaagaaggacttcaccAAGCAAGATGGTAAACAAATTGCCTTAGGATAACACAATATCCATGTAACATTGGCTGTTTCTTACTTTGCAGGGGTTCCAAGTGTTTATTTGTTCTGGCAATATTGttgatggtctttatattttaactcctaATAAGCATGAATTATACAATTCTGAATTAGATAATAACTTTCATGTAAAATCTTTAAAGAGAAAGTTTTCTTCTACTAATGATGCATATCTTTGGTACTTGCGTTTGGGTTATATTAATTCAAACATGATTCAAAGATTGATCAAAGATGGACTTTTAGAGCCATTGGACTTTGATGAATTTCCAATTTGTGAATCTTATTTGGAAggtaaaatgaccaaaagaccttttaatgcaaaaggtaGAAGAGCCCAAGAGTTGCTTGAATTAGTTCATATGAATGTATGTGATCCTATGTCAACCCAAGTAAAAGGAGGTTATGAGTACTTCATCACTTTTATagatgattactcaagatatgGTTATGTGTACCTAATGAGATGGAAGTTCGAAgcctttgaaaagttcaaagcGTTTAGGGTTAAAGTTGAGAATCAATTGGGTAAGCGCATAAAGGTCATTTGATTTGATTGAGGTGGTGAATACCTTCTTGGGGATTTCAAGGATTACTTAACTCAAAATGGGATTGTGTCCCAATTGACTACACCTGGAACTCCTTAACAAAATGGTGTAGTAGAGAGAAGGAACAAGACTCTTTTAGAAATGGTTAGGTCCATGATGAGTTATTCAACTTTTCCAATTTCCTTTCGGGGATATGCACTAAAAACTGCaatgcatattttaaatttagttccATAAAAATTAGTTCCCAACACACCTATGAAATATCTCCACATTTGGAGATGTCCAGCACATGTGTTGAAAGGGAAGTCTAGTAAGGTGGAAGCGAAAACAGAAGTATGCATGTTTTTAGGGTATTCAAAGGAAactaaggggctgtttggatttagtgttttccatcactcatcactctgTTTTCATTACCCATAACTCAAAACTGGTGGGTCCCACGGCTATttggtttgtttggatttgttttcaatttttttttccatcactcaattctctaatttttgagtgatgagttatggaaactgaaaacaacttttaggtgtttttgagttatggaaacaaagTTATGATGGAATTTTGGTAAATACACACATATTTAATTGACCCACAGTCAGGGAGTAGTCAAATCCAGtctggtctttttttttttcttttttcttttttcctttcacgCTAGGtctggtcttttttttttttttccttatcacATTGGGTTTCtggattttttatttctttcaagcTGGGTTTGGGCTTGGTTTCTCtaatcttctctctttttttttctttttttttccttcttttctttccttttcacattaggtttctgggtttggtgttttttttttttttactaggttcggtgagtttgggtattAGGGGCTgaaggaaaaaaagtaaaaaagaaaaagaaataagaagtaAAAGCTGCACCAAGTCAATCCGTGGGTCTCATAAAAAGTAACATTTtttgagttatcaaaattgGAAACAAGTGCCAAACATGCCACCATAGGAAGTTGTGGTATTTTtagtgataagtgatgagttaTAGAGTGATGAGAATTAagtgaggagtgatgagtgatgagaaTTGAGTGaagagtgatgagtgatggttttttaaaaaccaaactgCCCCTAAGGATTGTTTATTCTATAATCATAAAGATAACAAAGTGTTTGTTAGCACCAATGCCAAATTCTTGGAAGATGATTATGCGAATAATTTTAATCCTAGAAGTAAAGTTGTTTTGGATGAAATTGAtgatgatggtttttagaccccttaaaaatgcaattggattaacctaggtaattagccaagttgttacttagtccaaattaacaGATTTAGGTTAttacaatcaaaacaatcatatcatgcaaagtagcggaaagataaataagataaagatatgatcacccaggaaaccaaactggtaaaaacccggggaggatttaacctagctatcctcaaggtaaacttgaatccattatcttgaaagaatcgaagttcatacaataagacttataagccctcacgctcgacttcttattgctacccaccagtaggacttactgacacgatcacgtgcaaactccgaatccacggactctttctttcttggattcaccactagatacaagcacaccgcttatgtttctttaagctttaatggtagcaattgaattgatcatcaaggtgtagataatatctcttttttgaaaaccctaagtttgtgtaaaggaaagctcctttagatctcacaagagatttacacaaacagcaatatgagcaacactaaaacgtggctagggtttgccttttatacctagggcaaattagaaaaccctaaatgttttaaaaaaaaactagggctgagttggaattctgcagaaaatgcctctgacccgattttcgattgatcgagcctaaacTTAGATCGATCGAACTAGGTTGAGAAGCATAAATGCCTTCTGCATTAACTTATTCCAAATTTACATAATGAATCAACTttaagcaagtctaaacacgactaaacatattgtttttatcatggtttgccaacaatacacattagagttctaaatacataaaatcctaagtctttagaacctaacaaatgaACCTGTAATTGAACAACCAATGGATAGAACTAGGGATGATGTGGCTGTATTAGATACACCACAAGATTCTACTCATGAGATGACTAGTACACAGGTGCCTCGTCGTAGTGGGAGAATTGTTCGGCCACCTATAAGATTTATAAGTCTGGGAGAAACTTATGAAGCTATCCCAGAAGAGATTGAACCTGATCCTTACACTTATGAAGAGGCAATGAAAGATATAGATGCACATCATTGGGTCAAAGCAATGAAATCTGAATTGGATTCCATGTATTCCAATAAAGTTTGGGATCTTGTAAAGGCGCCTAACGGCATTAAACCtgttggttgcaaatgggtttacaagaggaagagagggatagCTGGAAAGAttgaaacctttaaagcaaAGCTAGCAGCGAAAGGgtatacacaaaaagaaggtattgattatgaagaaaccttTTCACCAGTAGCAATGCTTAAATCTATCAGAATTCTCTTATTCATCGCTActcattatgattatgagatttgacaaatggatgtcaagattacatttcttaatggcaatcttgaagaagaaatctatatgatgtaaccggaaggtttcatagcaaagaaccaagagCATATGGTATATAAGTTGAAAAggtccatttatggacttaagcaagcaTCTAGATCATGGAACATTAGATTTGATCAAGTAATCAAGTCATTttgttttgaacaaaatcttgacGAACCATGTGTGTACAAAAGACATCGAGTAAAGTAATAATATTCCTAGTGCTTTCCGTTGATGATATTCTACTCATTGGAAATGATGTAGGGGCTATGTTATCTGTAAAGGTTTGGTTGTCaagccaatttgatatgaaggactTGGGCGAAGCTAACTTTATTCTAGGGATCAAGCTTTGGTGATATcaaaagaatagaatgttaggcttgtcacaagctggatatatagataaggttcTAGAATAGTTTAGCATGCAAAATTCCAAGAAGATATTACTTCATTTTAGACATGGAGTTCTTCTATCTGATGACCAAAGACCTAAGACTCTAgaggaagaaaatatgatgaGACAAGTTTCTTATGCTTCTACAGTGGGAAGTCTCATGTATGCCTTGCTTTGTACTAGACCAGATATTTGTTATTCAGTTGGCATGATTAGCCGATATCAATCAAATCTAGGACTTAAACATTGGCAAGCtgtaaagcatattctcaagtaTCTAAGGAGAACGAgagattatatgcttgtttaccATAGTAAGGATTTGATTCCCATTGGTTATACAGATTTAGATGTTTAgtcaaattttgatttcaaaaagtCTACTTCGGGTTGTGTGTTCACCTTGGGAGGTGGAGTCATAAGTTGGAGGAGTGTTAAGCAATCTTATATTGCTGACTTCACCATGGAACTAAATATGTTGCTGCTTGTGAAGCGGCAAAGGAAGCTATTTAGCTCAAGAAATTCCTTTCTGATCTTGGTGTTGTGAGAATGGAGCAAGTTTCTATCACATTGTTTTGTGACAATAGTGGAGCGGTTGTACAATCCAAGGATCCAAGAAATCACAAGAAAGGAAAGCACATAGAAAGTAAATGCCACATCATTCAAGACATTGCTGCTTGAGGAGATGTAGTAGTAGCAAAGATTAATAGTGCAAATAATCTAGTAGATCCCTTTACCAAAGCCTTGCCCCAAAGGACTTTTGAGTCAAATTTGGAGGAAATGGGAGTTAGATTAGTGCACAATAGTCTTtagggcaagtgggagattgttagaatGTGTGTCCTTAAATCCTACTGTATGAtgttatgtatgacattatgttgtgtttaataaagttgttttattattatctaaaataatggtaacatgattatttggacattatcatatagtccataagatgtatagtatgtgatttatgtgatttagtcacagaagctataaatcacaagttctttgtaaactcagaattttagttcgtagtcggtgataaAATTGGGTATTTCATCTGCaaaaactataacatatcaactaaaatGATTTGCCTTGATCAtagaagtggagacttctaattgatatgttgatatgttttaagagttaagacatattgaactgaaccgctatgagatttattattctcctaataaCTGTTAAATGAATtgtaaatctcacgacttctatttacatcaactcttaatCTTAAGAGAATAGTgaacctgatcatgaagtgtaggttactttgatatatcaagaatgagatcaaaagtcacgatcaaaaccttagtatgttAGGCAACCACATTTAGtattgatggaacatatattctcaagatggaattcataatctcttaacgaagatataaaatattcacttgagataagtttaatgggtttggttattcgaAGTTttaggcctaactactttagtaagaagttactaaagtatatatttatgaaattgtatttcataaatatatgatgaataacttaaaggattaaaccgggtactcaaggattaagatatagtaattttcaaagtgaCAGTCGACATTCATGAccttgtattactacgaatattttatgaaggggttgcatgaataataaagtcttaggatctaatttattaataagacctagagtgcaattatatttatatagtggtattccCTTTTAGTCCCACTCCAAGCTAcataaagcccaattggaatgaCCCAAAAGGCTAGCACAATTAGATAATCGGTTATATATAAGGacagaaacatacaaaattttaatttagaatgaaatggtgtgtatgtgaaTGAAAGTTACtttcttattctcccttgaacataTACGTgaaaactgattgagagactaCACTTCTTGGGCGTAAAGTGGAAttagagtgaagattaaaagtgttcccaagtgatattaatctttggttttgaatttcaccgtACTAAGGTACGCTCTCTCATTCTTTGTTTCCAAAACTCGGAAATTACATGCTATCtcacatgaatgaagtagatccattCATATTCTGCTCTGTGtatttgtatgagatacaaataTGTTATTTCATGTGTTTTCCCAACATCTATATACCTTGCTTGAGATAAGCCTAATATCCTATTCTTGCGATCTCGCCAAAGCTTGATTCCTAGGATATAGCTATCTTCACCCCAAGTCCTTCATTTCAAATTGGCTTGACAACCATATCTTAACTGATGACGTCACCCCTAAATCATTTCCAATGAGtagaatgtcatcaacataaaacACTAAGaagattaataatttatcttgatgtcttttgtacacacatggttcatcaagatttttttcaaaaccaaataatttgattgcttgatcaaatctgATGTTCCATGATCTAGAtgcttgcttaagtccataaatggatCTTTTCGACTTGCATACCATATGctcttggttctttgctatgaaaccTACTggttgcatcatatagatttcttcttcaagattgccattaagaaatgcagtcttgacatccatttgccaaatctcataatcataatgagcaacaatggataagagaattctgatagatttaagcattgctactggtgaaaaggtttcttcataatcaataccttctttttgtgtatacCCTTTCGCCACTAGCTttgctttaaaggtttcaatctttccatctatccctctcttcctcttgtaaacccatttgcaaccaacaaGTTTAATGCCGTTAGGTGCCTTTACAAGATCCCAAACTTTATTGGAATACATAGAATCCAATTCAGATTTCATAGCTTTGACCCAATGATGTGCATCTATATCTTTTATTACCTCTTCATAAGTGTAAGGATCAGATTCAGCCTTTTCTAGGATAGCTTCATAAGTTTCTCCAAGACCAATAAATGTTATAGGTGGCCAAACAATTCTCCCACTACGACGAGGCACCTGTGTACTAGTTTTCTCATGAGTAGAATCTTATGGTGTATCTAATACAGCCACATCAACACATCATCCATTGGTTATTCAATTACAGGTTCATCTATTTCAGCCAAGACAACTTTACTTCTAGGATTAAAATTATTCACATAATCATCTTCCAAAACTTTGGCATTGGTGCTAACAAACACTTTGTTATCTTTATGATTATAGAATAAGTAACCCTTTGTTAATTATTCATGCATTGCGATTGTTAaatgctagtatatataaaagcagagaccttaTGTGGAAAAGCATGAGGTCCTGCCGAGTGGCGTATAGTATGACATTCTTTTCATTTAGGTTTCCACCTTATCTAAATTTCGTAATTAAGTCACACTATTAAGTAATAGTAGATGCATTTATTTAATGccataataaaattcaaagaatttgtatacGTTTATAACTTTACATGCTTTGAATAGATATAGATGAATCTAAAAAGTCATGAGAAATGTAAGAATtaagaaaacttttcaatttaAGACTAACTTTAATGCAGAATTGTAAGAGTCGGATTCAATGAATTGGGTAATATGATTATTTATCTCAACATTTGTCCAATATAAATTACCATTATCtttgttcttaaaaattaaacttccataatttttctcacaatatctttgattttcttcctaagtggtattttaattttcaaaatattatgtatgtcttaaatattttgtttagattttatgtatACGGTTTTACTTACATAGCACTATAACGTGTTtaggctttttgtttttttgtgtgtgtgtgtgtgtgtgtgtgtgttttggctacttttagttcaattaaaatttggaggtATACATAGGAAATACAAAGTCAATTCAAGGTCCATCTTAACGCATGGTCCAGACATTAATGTCCATGATTGTCGCGAGGACAAGTTATTGAACATTAGCCCTTCTATTGTCATATATATATCACAGTGAAATGATTATAATatcttcttataaaaaaatatgattataatatctatactattaataacaaGATTTCATGTTTGAGTTTCAACATTTTGCGTACTAAAATACCTTCACACAAATTTTTAAACTCTCTAAATTACccatatattttagttaaataattttaaattaaaaaaaaaaactaattgcaaaagaataatttattattccaaagttttaggttttttcctttatcttttcCATTCAGCCTAAAGCTTAAGACactatctctatctcatttttaaacattattacaCATTACCTTACttgtttcttatataaaaaatgcacactgttatttatatatatatcacttttaaacattataacactaaatcaaaaaaggaaataagtaaaaaaaaaaaaaaaaaaacattattacatGCACAAAACGCATGTGATGAGTCTATTACAgtcaaataaatataagaattGTGAACCACTAAAACTTGGGCGctacctctttttttctttttcttttttagctaaAACTTGGATATGCTTACTGTTTAGATATTAAAATTAAGCGAAAATATTGTAACTTAACTAATTacttttggtgtttttaataAAGACAATTATTGTTCAAATCTCTCTTCTCccattgtaattattgaattataaataaacgaaattaagaaattttggTTAGGTTCAACAATTcccctccccccctcccccccccccccccccccccccctccaacCCCAACAAAAGACAATTAGCTTCTCTCTATGAGGAATCAAGGTGTTGTGGGAGGAGGGGTACCTAAGAGTCGATAGAGATATGTGGTTAAAAGTCTCTTCATGAGCAATAGTGTGACAACCAGTCTTCAAACTTGAGGTGAGGGCTCTCAAAAATGGATATACTTGCCTAGAAATTGAACTTGATTCATTGACCACTATTgatattatcaaaacaagtaaGACCATTAATACCTTTTTTGAGACTTATTATAGATGAGTGTATTTGTCTAATAGGAATGTGAATAAAATAGGCTTAATCATTTCTAAAGAGGGGCTAACGTGTGGttctaaaatagtaattttgggggttttacaatcctaatgctaatgctctaaacAAACTAAACTTATGTATGCTTTAATGTTAACATTTGACATATTATATTTTGATAACAAAACCAAACTTTTGGATGTCAATGTTAAATAACTGTGCAATAAGCTGTGAGTTCTTACTTCTTATGACAACAACTCGAtttaacacacatacacacacacaaaataaaaataaaataaaaatcttaccTTAATTTGTATACAAGGACTtgaatttgtgaaaaaattattgaatatgaaGATTAAAATAATAGGTCGTTTATTGGGTGTTGATTtacaaagtaaataaaatacaatGCCAATCATATCTTTAAGCTAGATCGATTTGTTAGGCAAAATCTTATCATTGTCGAAGCTTGAGTCCTTTTTTATCTCCTTTGGAAGTTGAGGAACTTGATGCCATAGgcaaagacaaagaagaaaaggaggacAAAGCCAATATGGGCAGCAACAACAGCTCCAAGGAAGTCATATTCAAAGCCCAAGCGAGACTTTAGGTAATATTTCACTGTAACATAGCCTTTTCCAGGTACCTCAATTGGAGTAGTCTTGTCACCCACTTGGGAGGTCATAAGCCCATAGAGTGTCCAAGCCACA includes the following:
- the LOC115985233 gene encoding uncharacterized protein LOC115985233: MDRTRDDVAVLDTPQDSTHEMTSTQVPRRSGRIVRPPIRFISLGETYEAIPEEIEPDPYTYEEAMKDIDAHHWVKAMKSELDSMYSNKVWDLVKAPNGIKPVGCKWVYKRKRGIAGKIETFKAKLAAKGYTQKEGIDYEETFSPVAMLKSIRILLFIATHYDYEI
- the LOC115987848 gene encoding protein GLUTELIN PRECURSOR ACCUMULATION 3-like, which codes for MHYWVRASSAYFGGTPPQPRSGHTVVNIGKSKVLVFGGLVDKKFLSDVVVYDVDNKLWLQPQCTGSGSEDQVGPSPRAFYIAVAIDCHMFIFGGRYGSKRLGDFWVLDTDIWQWSELTSFGDLPSPRDFAAASAIGNRKIVMYGGWDGKRWLSDVYVLDTISLEWMELSVSGSLPSPRCGHTATMVEKRLLVYGGRGGGGPILGDLWGLKGLIEEV